ggattaaattaattatatgtatttaatacatcacttattggaaagtaaacagagaacatcattttttatttcacaatcgtttattctaactattacagattagtagcagctgtcataccagaattacgaccaaaaggtatgggtcttggagcagacaaagtagcattgcagaagaaaaatacagatttcaaaaaagaagaggaagaagttaaaatcgagaaaggaacatttgtgaaaattatagctggagaacaaagtaataattatggtcaaatagaaggattcgatgatgatgcaggaaggctcataataaaactagctcttggtggaaatataatatctgtaaatgaatttatggtacagccagtgactaaatcagaatattctaagaactcaaaagttcaaagttaatatgaagtgttagtttttcattaagggacatttaagaaaataaatttgaattgacatatacatataaagacataatcggacatgtagaaaaactaattcaagagtatctgtaagtgtgttgttgcatgcaattttttaaaggtcccttctatctttatataaaatatgataaatgtagaggttttagatttcagtattttatggggttaatttcagatacaaaaaagtatgaggaatataaggacaaggaatccaagggactcaagcaaaagatggatagaaaaagatcaatgtcccctgaccccgaagacggtgaagaacaaaagtagtaataaaagaaagaaaatcgaagtacgatgcacaataagaacaagtatgataaagtgggggataaaaaatcagaaagacgaaaaaggcgctccgaatctaatgatgacagcgatagtgattctgaaaagaagagacggagagaaagaagtaactct
This genomic interval from Bombus affinis isolate iyBomAffi1 unplaced genomic scaffold, iyBomAffi1.2 ctg00000380.1, whole genome shotgun sequence contains the following:
- the LOC126927974 gene encoding G-patch domain and KOW motifs-containing protein-like isoform X2 → MGLGADKVALQKKNTDFKKEEEEVKIEKGTFVKIIAGEQSNNYGQIEGFDDDAGRLIIKLALGGNIISIQKSMRNIRTRNPRDSSKRWIEKDQCPLTPKTVKNKSSNKRKKIEVRCTIRTSMIKWGIKNQKDEKGAPNLMMTAIVILKRRDGEKEVTLIVMILIN
- the LOC126927974 gene encoding G-patch domain and KOW motifs-containing protein-like isoform X3; the protein is MGLGADKVALQKKNTDFKKEEEEVKIEKGTFVKIIAGEQSNNYGQIEGFDDDAGRLIIKLALGGNIISVNEFMVQPVTKSEYSKNSKVQNTKKYEEYKDKESKGLKQKMDRKRSMSPDPEDGEEQK
- the LOC126927974 gene encoding G-patch domain and KOW motifs-containing protein-like isoform X1, producing MGLGADKVALQKKNTDFKKEEEEVKIEKGTFVKIIAGEQSNNYGQIEGFDDDAGRLIIKLALGGNIISVNEFMIQKSMRNIRTRNPRDSSKRWIEKDQCPLTPKTVKNKSSNKRKKIEVRCTIRTSMIKWGIKNQKDEKGAPNLMMTAIVILKRRDGEKEVTLIVMILIN